A DNA window from Niabella yanshanensis contains the following coding sequences:
- a CDS encoding helix-turn-helix domain-containing protein, translated as MDEIKQGSHKNIWYGVGRQRIEIPRPVIKSNVVNNPLLNALYIASLGFYPKAKGHFTKRRHGLHENFLFYCVDGYGWYEINGEKYEVGPNEFFILPQNVEHAYASATHDPWSIYWVHFGGITLPDLNNLHTVKEHFKPRHIKDNGEAVMVFNKMYKALELGYSLDNLLFANFCLSQFLSLFIYNSRHHPASKTTKSDSVDNAILYMQEHITDMLTLKDISSYSNYSVSRFSNLFKQKTGYAPMDYFMQMKIQQACQQLDFTDKSIKEIALTLGFDDPYYFSKRFKQVTGMPPIKYRAVNKD; from the coding sequence ATGGATGAAATAAAACAAGGCTCTCATAAAAATATCTGGTATGGAGTGGGGAGGCAACGGATCGAAATTCCACGCCCGGTTATCAAATCTAATGTGGTGAATAACCCTTTACTCAATGCTTTGTATATAGCAAGTCTTGGATTTTATCCAAAAGCCAAGGGACATTTTACCAAAAGAAGGCATGGATTACATGAAAATTTCCTTTTTTATTGTGTGGATGGTTATGGCTGGTACGAAATAAATGGTGAAAAGTATGAGGTGGGACCCAATGAATTTTTCATTCTTCCCCAAAATGTAGAACACGCTTATGCCAGCGCTACGCATGACCCCTGGAGTATTTACTGGGTACATTTTGGTGGTATCACTTTGCCCGATTTAAATAACCTGCATACCGTAAAAGAGCACTTCAAACCCCGGCATATAAAGGACAACGGTGAAGCTGTAATGGTTTTTAACAAGATGTATAAAGCTTTAGAACTGGGGTACAGCCTGGACAATTTATTATTTGCTAACTTTTGCCTGTCGCAGTTTTTATCTTTATTTATATACAATTCCCGTCATCATCCCGCTTCAAAAACAACCAAGAGCGATAGTGTTGATAACGCTATTTTATATATGCAGGAGCATATAACTGATATGCTGACACTTAAAGATATCAGTAGTTATTCTAATTATTCAGTATCGCGTTTTTCAAACCTCTTTAAGCAAAAAACAGGTTATGCTCCGATGGATTACTTCATGCAAATGAAGATTCAGCAGGCCTGCCAGCAACTGGATTTCACAGATAAATCTATAAAGGAAATTGCGTTAACCCTGGGCTTTGATGATCCGTATTATTTTTCCAAAAGATTTAAACAGGTAACGGGCATGCCTCCCATAAAGTACAGGGCGGTGAATAAAGACTAA